The following proteins come from a genomic window of Paenibacillus spongiae:
- a CDS encoding DUF5665 domain-containing protein yields MLDRRLIKIAEEMERSLMADYVNLLNRPWSLIWRNLLAGTAKGVGIAIGFTFFAATILYVLQLLGALNLPIIGDYIADIVRIVQHQLEFKGY; encoded by the coding sequence ATGTTGGACCGCCGTCTGATCAAGATCGCCGAAGAGATGGAACGCTCGCTAATGGCGGATTACGTCAATTTGCTTAACCGTCCCTGGTCGCTTATTTGGCGCAATCTGTTGGCAGGTACTGCAAAAGGCGTCGGTATTGCCATCGGGTTTACCTTCTTCGCCGCAACGATCCTCTACGTGCTTCAGCTGCTGGGTGCTTTGAATTTGCCCATTATCGGCGATTATATTGCAGATATTGTCCGGATCGTTCAGCACCAGCTGGAGTTCAAGGGTTATTAA
- a CDS encoding TraR/DksA C4-type zinc finger protein, giving the protein MTNLTEQELRKLRSRLEAEKSDIERRLTGSDHYGLGSSQREGSGELSAIDNHPGDMATETYERGKDIALLEHEDLRLSRIDSALDAMDNGEYGHCLTCGKAIPPERLEALPDTLYCLDHSPRQDISERRPVEEKFLAPPFGRSSLDEEEGYNGFDGEDAWQIVESWGNSDSPAMSENTDVDSYEAVGIEYDDPDGYTEAIESFLATDITGTTVSVIRNRAYYDYIQQSEGDNGLESDDDAADGYN; this is encoded by the coding sequence ATGACAAACTTGACCGAACAAGAGCTTCGCAAGCTGCGCAGCCGGCTTGAAGCGGAGAAGTCCGATATCGAACGGCGGCTGACAGGGAGCGATCATTATGGCCTTGGCAGCTCTCAGCGGGAAGGGTCCGGCGAGCTGTCCGCGATCGATAACCATCCCGGCGATATGGCGACGGAGACATACGAACGCGGCAAAGATATCGCCTTATTGGAGCATGAAGACTTACGGCTGAGCCGAATCGATTCTGCTCTGGATGCAATGGACAACGGCGAATACGGCCATTGTCTCACATGCGGGAAGGCGATTCCTCCCGAACGGCTGGAGGCACTGCCGGACACACTGTACTGCCTGGATCATTCGCCGAGACAGGATATCTCGGAACGGCGTCCCGTGGAAGAAAAATTTCTTGCCCCTCCCTTCGGCCGTTCAAGCTTGGATGAAGAGGAAGGTTATAACGGCTTCGACGGCGAAGACGCCTGGCAGATCGTCGAGAGCTGGGGCAATTCCGATTCGCCGGCCATGTCGGAAAATACGGACGTCGACTCCTATGAAGCCGTCGGCATCGAATACGACGATCCCGACGGTTACACCGAAGCGATCGAAAGCTTCCTGGCAACGGATATTACCGGAACCACAGTCAGCGTCATCCGAAACCGTGCCTATTACGACTATATTCAGCAATCGGAAGGCGACAATGGGCTGGAATCGGATGACGATGCCGCGGACGGGTACAATTAA
- the lspA gene encoding signal peptidase II, whose translation MKGSDELRFYYYWIALFVFAIDYVTKKIVETQMELYQEIEILGGFFVITSHRNKGAAFGILQEQTTFFIIITLLVVTGIVWYIQKNRITGSRMLLIGLGLVLGGAFGNFLDRALYGEVVDFLQFTFGSYVYPIFNLADSGIVCGVALILIDSLRSIKNENGEKNGSTGQGQEGQQPQQPAQ comes from the coding sequence ATGAAGGGAAGTGATGAGTTGCGGTTTTATTACTATTGGATCGCATTATTTGTATTCGCTATCGATTACGTCACCAAGAAAATCGTTGAAACCCAGATGGAACTTTACCAGGAAATAGAAATTCTGGGCGGCTTCTTCGTCATTACGTCGCACCGGAACAAAGGAGCGGCCTTCGGCATTCTTCAGGAGCAGACGACGTTCTTTATCATCATCACGCTCCTCGTGGTAACCGGGATTGTCTGGTATATCCAGAAAAACCGCATAACGGGCAGTCGCATGCTGCTCATCGGACTCGGTCTTGTACTGGGCGGCGCCTTCGGAAATTTCCTGGATCGGGCGCTGTACGGCGAAGTCGTAGACTTTCTGCAATTTACATTCGGCAGTTACGTGTACCCGATCTTCAACCTGGCCGATTCCGGTATCGTCTGCGGCGTTGCTTTGATTTTGATCGACTCGCTTCGATCGATTAAGAACGAGAACGGAGAAAAGAATGGATCAACTGGACAAGGACAAGAAGGGCAGCAGCCTCAGCAGCCTGCGCAATAA